Proteins from one uncultured Desulfuromonas sp. genomic window:
- a CDS encoding ATP-grasp domain-containing protein — translation MQQVKPFNTTLKQHERSRRVLAIVGDTQVGLWVVRSLARHGLEVHAVTNTKDGQSAHSRYSASAWTLDHKPHESGFDEEILSLMRQLDVGSIMPVSEGFHNRLISMKDQLDATEVHLFSPSRENFDKATDKDYVHQLCLDLEIPVARGMCLDALMEARAETTLQYPLVLRTRKQNVDAGKVPVKAAYARNLEELLNWHRQFETFADNVLVQEYHPGAEEHVQILMHEGEMFMTGDYIGEHHMPLAGGVTVQRISCHHQPVIDDTVKLLKALNWQGIAGVQFHYDPNTGKYIFLEINPRFSGGLPTVVMAGFEAPFNLWQSHFEPEKMRKTPYKIGLRSRILGGEANWFLGQMRRDELPPGQTHLGRFEAALTVLWNCGPWTKDDSFLLADSKPFAVDFKQMLKKLGARGHEIVN, via the coding sequence ATGCAACAGGTTAAACCATTCAACACAACATTGAAGCAACACGAGCGGTCCCGTCGTGTTCTGGCCATTGTCGGCGACACCCAGGTTGGGTTGTGGGTGGTGCGCAGCCTTGCGCGCCATGGTCTGGAGGTGCATGCCGTTACCAATACCAAAGATGGTCAGTCGGCCCATAGTCGTTATTCGGCCAGTGCCTGGACATTGGACCACAAGCCGCATGAGTCCGGTTTTGACGAAGAAATTCTTTCCCTGATGCGTCAGCTGGACGTTGGATCGATTATGCCGGTCTCAGAAGGATTTCATAACCGTCTGATTTCGATGAAGGATCAACTTGATGCGACCGAGGTTCATTTGTTTTCGCCTTCGCGGGAGAATTTTGACAAGGCAACCGACAAAGATTATGTCCATCAATTGTGCCTTGACCTGGAGATCCCGGTGGCCAGGGGGATGTGTCTGGATGCATTGATGGAAGCGAGAGCGGAAACGACTTTGCAGTACCCTCTGGTGCTGCGCACCCGCAAGCAGAATGTCGATGCCGGTAAGGTGCCGGTCAAAGCCGCTTATGCCCGTAATCTTGAGGAGCTGCTCAACTGGCATCGCCAATTTGAGACCTTTGCCGACAATGTTCTGGTGCAGGAATATCATCCAGGGGCGGAGGAACACGTACAGATCCTCATGCACGAGGGGGAGATGTTCATGACCGGCGATTATATCGGTGAACATCATATGCCCCTGGCCGGTGGCGTCACCGTGCAGCGCATCAGCTGCCACCACCAGCCGGTGATTGATGACACGGTTAAATTGCTTAAAGCCCTTAACTGGCAGGGGATCGCCGGAGTGCAGTTCCATTACGATCCGAACACCGGCAAATATATTTTTCTTGAGATCAATCCCCGGTTCAGTGGTGGACTGCCGACGGTGGTGATGGCTGGATTCGAAGCGCCGTTCAACCTGTGGCAGAGCCATTTTGAGCCGGAAAAGATGCGTAAAACGCCCTATAAGATTGGTCTGCGCTCCCGAATCCTCGGGGGCGAAGCCAACTGGTTCCTCGGCCAGATGCGTCGCGATGAACTGCCGCCGGGACAAACACATCTCGGCCGCTTTGAAGCGGCTCTGACCGTGTTGTGGAACTGTGGCCCGTGGACCAAAGATGATTCGTTCCTGCTCGCCGACTCCAAGCCTTTTGCGGTTGATTTTAAGCAGATGCTGAAAAAGCTCGGTGCACGTGGGCATGAAATTGTGAATTGA
- a CDS encoding polysaccharide deacetylase: MNPGVYITFDVECSMGGAWQNPQLKPVSPQLGMMGDYGDKRYGVPLICDILQQRDLQATFFVEPFNDELGYPGETEPVVRYLVEQDQDVQLHIHPNHVHYGQLQAGQPHVQTDQMADLPRDVQQTMLVEGANRLEQWSGSRPVAFRAGNMGASEETLAALASTGLWIDSSYTFPYVGGQCRFNEQQRYNGGKWYGDVLEVALSAYQQPNVPGLHPAKPVDLMGSSFEECRDAVKMICDAGGDAVLILHSFSLFKVRDKQYHDGKLNRIVTRRFEKFCDWLAEQRELYPSRTFSDLACLVKERNYQPKAVAPCTINRPLRALTRKVVQGLNNFYWF; the protein is encoded by the coding sequence ATGAATCCTGGTGTCTATATAACCTTCGACGTCGAATGCAGCATGGGCGGGGCGTGGCAGAATCCTCAACTCAAACCTGTTTCGCCGCAATTGGGCATGATGGGCGACTATGGCGATAAGCGCTACGGGGTTCCTTTGATTTGCGACATCTTGCAGCAGCGAGATCTCCAGGCGACATTCTTCGTTGAACCGTTTAACGATGAACTGGGCTACCCGGGAGAGACGGAACCGGTTGTACGCTACCTGGTGGAGCAAGATCAGGATGTCCAGCTGCACATTCATCCGAACCATGTTCATTACGGGCAGTTGCAGGCGGGCCAGCCTCATGTCCAAACCGACCAGATGGCGGACTTGCCGCGTGATGTGCAACAGACCATGCTTGTTGAGGGAGCCAACCGCCTTGAGCAGTGGAGTGGCTCCCGTCCTGTCGCCTTTCGTGCCGGAAACATGGGGGCTTCGGAAGAAACCCTCGCCGCATTGGCGTCAACAGGATTATGGATCGACAGCAGTTACACGTTTCCCTATGTCGGGGGCCAATGCCGGTTCAATGAGCAACAACGCTACAACGGTGGCAAATGGTACGGCGATGTTTTGGAAGTGGCCCTTTCCGCCTATCAGCAGCCCAACGTACCCGGTCTGCATCCAGCCAAGCCGGTCGACTTGATGGGCTCGTCATTTGAAGAGTGCCGCGATGCGGTGAAGATGATCTGTGATGCTGGAGGGGATGCGGTGCTGATTCTGCACAGCTTCAGTTTGTTCAAAGTGCGCGATAAACAATACCACGACGGCAAGTTGAACCGCATTGTCACGCGGCGTTTCGAAAAGTTTTGTGACTGGCTGGCTGAGCAGCGTGAGTTGTATCCATCGCGAACGTTTTCCGATTTGGCCTGTCTGGTGAAGGAGCGCAACTATCAGCCCAAAGCGGTGGCCCCCTGCACCATCAATCGACCATTACGAGCTCTGACCCGTAAAGTCGTGCAGGGGCTGAATAATTTTTATTGGTTTTAA
- a CDS encoding phenylacetate--CoA ligase family protein: MIPIIARQIFKMQEQLLGRESFAILSQLLESEYWDRERVQQLQLDRLQKTVQLAYQHAPFWRELMDQHNLPPQTVQTLADLQRFPFLNKEIIRNQREAMVWKDEGKRVQLVRTSGSTNEALEFYTSSTREAQINAARMRGHEWVGMHRGEKELYYWGSPVELSKQDRIKQVRDWLINDALTNGFEVTPERLKSYFAQWLKWHPKCIFGYPSTFVLTVTMAQSLGLDLTELKSCGLAMLITTSELLSDVDRQLIEQGFGVPVYDSYGLREAGLIGHECAQGTMHCMDEQLLLETIDPQTLQPTEGEGELVVTNLVGPAFPMIRYRTGDIVTLSQKPCACGRNLSSVSISGGRAVEFIVTKAGKWVVGYSFIYIARAVKGIVKFQVVQEEIGAIQIRLVTNDQFPADGIEQVKAKATQRLGGDDRIDVELVEDIKPARSGKYRPVISKVAEELYKKRDF, encoded by the coding sequence ATGATTCCGATCATTGCACGTCAAATTTTCAAGATGCAGGAACAACTCCTCGGCCGAGAGAGTTTTGCGATTTTGTCCCAACTGCTGGAGTCTGAATATTGGGACCGCGAACGTGTGCAGCAACTACAGCTTGACCGGCTGCAGAAAACAGTTCAACTCGCCTACCAGCATGCGCCGTTTTGGCGTGAACTCATGGATCAACACAATCTGCCTCCGCAAACCGTGCAGACTTTGGCCGATCTGCAACGCTTCCCGTTTCTCAACAAAGAGATCATCCGCAACCAGCGCGAAGCCATGGTATGGAAAGATGAAGGCAAGCGTGTGCAACTGGTGCGGACCAGTGGCTCGACCAATGAAGCCTTGGAATTTTACACCTCATCGACGCGAGAGGCCCAGATCAATGCGGCACGCATGCGTGGCCATGAATGGGTGGGCATGCACCGTGGCGAAAAGGAACTCTATTACTGGGGCTCACCGGTTGAACTCAGCAAGCAGGACCGCATCAAGCAGGTGCGTGATTGGCTGATCAATGATGCGTTAACCAATGGGTTTGAAGTCACACCCGAGCGCTTGAAGTCCTATTTCGCTCAATGGCTTAAATGGCATCCCAAGTGTATTTTCGGCTACCCGAGCACCTTTGTTCTGACCGTTACGATGGCCCAATCATTGGGATTGGACCTGACAGAGCTGAAAAGTTGCGGGCTGGCTATGCTCATTACCACCAGCGAACTGCTTTCCGATGTGGATCGCCAACTGATCGAGCAGGGCTTTGGCGTGCCGGTGTACGATTCTTACGGCTTGCGTGAAGCCGGGCTGATTGGTCATGAGTGTGCCCAGGGCACCATGCACTGCATGGATGAACAATTACTTCTCGAAACCATTGATCCGCAAACACTGCAACCGACAGAGGGGGAAGGGGAACTGGTGGTCACGAATCTCGTTGGTCCGGCCTTTCCCATGATCCGCTACCGCACCGGCGATATCGTCACTCTGTCCCAAAAGCCTTGTGCCTGCGGCAGAAACTTATCTTCGGTCTCCATCAGCGGCGGTCGCGCCGTGGAGTTCATTGTCACCAAAGCCGGTAAGTGGGTGGTGGGCTACTCGTTTATTTATATTGCCCGTGCCGTTAAAGGGATCGTCAAATTTCAGGTGGTTCAGGAAGAGATTGGCGCGATTCAAATCCGTCTTGTCACCAATGATCAATTTCCGGCCGATGGCATCGAACAGGTAAAAGCTAAAGCAACACAGCGCCTCGGCGGTGATGACCGGATTGATGTGGAACTGGTTGAAGATATCAAGCCGGCGCGTTCCGGCAAGTATCGGCCGGTGATCAGCAAGGTGGCTGAGGAGCTTTATAAGAAACGGGACTTTTGA
- a CDS encoding M55 family metallopeptidase, with protein sequence MKFIIAVDCEGVACVVGEPGGSLTRSANMAFAREQATRETNAAIRALFNSGAEQVVVWDNHGDGANLIFDQLDSRGEIVLGTGFSRRFPTLDGSYAGVLMIGYHAKAGTACGVLAHTYCSAAYRCIRINGMEMGEIALDGAVAGELGVPVICVASDQHGCDEALQHMPWLETVITKEGFGRHCAKSKHPLIVEERIEQAVERAVATLDEKRPFRFDSPVMMELQFTTWCRCLKAMIRRSGWRICKAKTLRKSLPSMLEWQC encoded by the coding sequence TTGAAATTCATAATTGCCGTAGATTGCGAAGGAGTAGCCTGTGTGGTCGGCGAACCCGGCGGCTCTTTGACACGCTCTGCCAATATGGCGTTTGCCCGCGAGCAGGCGACACGGGAAACCAATGCGGCGATTCGCGCCCTGTTCAACAGCGGGGCCGAACAGGTCGTGGTATGGGACAATCATGGCGATGGCGCCAACCTGATTTTTGATCAACTCGACTCACGCGGCGAGATCGTTCTCGGCACAGGGTTTTCGAGACGTTTTCCCACACTCGATGGCAGTTATGCCGGCGTGTTGATGATCGGTTATCACGCCAAAGCGGGAACAGCCTGCGGTGTTCTCGCGCATACCTATTGTTCGGCTGCCTATCGGTGTATCCGTATCAATGGGATGGAGATGGGAGAGATTGCCTTGGATGGCGCCGTGGCCGGCGAACTCGGTGTGCCGGTGATTTGTGTTGCCAGTGACCAACACGGTTGCGACGAAGCGTTGCAGCACATGCCGTGGCTGGAAACGGTCATCACAAAAGAGGGCTTTGGCCGCCATTGCGCCAAAAGCAAACATCCCTTGATCGTTGAAGAAAGGATCGAACAGGCTGTTGAGCGGGCGGTTGCAACCTTGGATGAAAAAAGGCCGTTTCGGTTTGATTCTCCGGTGATGATGGAATTGCAGTTCACCACGTGGTGTCGTTGTCTCAAGGCCATGATCCGTCGATCCGGCTGGCGAATCTGTAAAGCGAAAACCTTACGTAAAAGCCTGCCAAGCATGTTGGAGTGGCAGTGTTGA